A single region of the Thermoanaerobacterium aotearoense genome encodes:
- a CDS encoding NADH-quinone oxidoreductase subunit C encodes MIVNSREVEIGNLKNEVKKYHDGGYRFVTETCLNLEDKFKIIYTFAIGYDLENIHIITDGKNVPSVSDIYSCALAVENEIKELFGVEFDGLAVDFGGNFMLGESSPISPQADIEIIRREKGGKNE; translated from the coding sequence ATGATCGTCAATAGCAGAGAAGTTGAGATTGGCAACTTAAAAAACGAAGTAAAAAAATACCACGATGGTGGATATAGATTTGTCACAGAAACGTGCCTTAATTTAGAAGATAAATTTAAAATCATATACACATTTGCCATCGGTTATGATTTAGAAAACATCCACATCATAACCGACGGGAAAAATGTTCCCAGCGTTTCAGATATTTATTCATGTGCGCTGGCAGTAGAAAATGAGATAAAAGAGCTTTTTGGAGTTGAGTTTGATGGCCTTGCAGTTGACTTTGGAGGAAACTTTATGTTGGGTGAAAGCTCTCCAATAAGTCCACAAGCAGACATAGAGATTATAAGAAGAGAAAAGGGTGGTAAGAATGAGTGA